From Halomarina ordinaria:
GAGGGGCATCGAGCGGCCGGTCGAGTTCGCCGGCCCTCCGCTTATCACCCAGTACGCGAGTGTCGAGAACGGGACCCGCTGACGCCCCCCGACCGCCGGGGCTCGGAATCAGTCCGCCGGAGAGACGGACAGACGGCGTCCTCACTCCCGTTCGTACGAACTCTCTCGACGAGTTTATTTCCGGAACGACGGCCAGAAACGTTACTTGCGCGCGTTGTCTCGATGATGCTATGGCTACGCTGGTGACGGGTGACATCGACGTCGCGGACGTGGCACTCGCGGAGACGTTCACTGCGGTCCCAGACCTGGTCGTGACCGCCGAGGAGACGGCAGCGGCCCGGTCGGTGGCGACGCCGCTTCTCCACCTGGAATCGCAGTACGAGGAGGACCTCGAAGAGACCATCGCCGCGGATTCGAGCGTCGAGACGGCCACCGAAATCGCTCGGACCGGCGACCGCCGCCTCTATCACGTTTCGTGGGGGCCGAAACCCCGCGTCACGTTCCAGACGCTCACCCGCGAGGGGGGGACGCTGCTCGGGTTTCGCGGGACCGCGGAGGGCTGGCACGTCAACCTGCTGTACCCGACGCGCCAGGAGTGCTCGGAGGCCGTCGAGACCTTCCGGAGCGCGGACATCGACTTCACCGTCGACTCCGTCTCGGACGTGGCGACGGCCGAGGGCGTCTCGCCGACGCACCTCACCGACGACCAGTGCGACACGCTTCGCCTGGCCTACCGACGCGGCTACTTCGACATCCCGCGCAAGGTCAACCTCGAGGAACTGGCCGAAGAACTCGGCATCTCTCACCAGGCCTGTTCCGAACGGATCCGCCGGGCCCTCGACAGCACCCTCGGCCGCATCTACCCGGGCGAGGCCGGACAGCGCCCGGTCGATGGAGCGACGAACTCGTCGAGTCGCGGTGCTCAGGGGAAGTCGTAGGCCGAGAACGGGGAGGGGTCGCCGGGTCGGCGCGGGCCGTCGACCCACCTGTGACCGTGAGGTCCACACCGGCGTCGACACGGGACCGGTGGACGCCTCGCGCCGACCCTGTCCCTCCACGAGGACGAGTCGACGTATCGGGGTGTGTCTTGGGCCTGCACAGGTAACGACGGCCGGAGCCCCGGCGCGTACTCCCCCGTCTCTCACCCCGACCTGTGCGCCGGTGAGTTCCCCGGCGTGTACACGGAGCGGTACGGCGGGTCCCCATCGAACGTCGCAGGCCCGCCGTCCAGAATGGTGTGGCTAGTTACGAACCGTAAATAACGGACGTCGGCGACGGACCGAGCGACGAACAGCCAACCCACGCGGGGGAAGACGACACGCGCGTGAACAGGCACGAGATTTTATATATTCTCGAGCCGAACGTTTCGGTATGGACACGTGGTCGGTCAGCGGACGGGGGGCGACAGTCACCCCACCGTCGCGTGAGGTGTCCGTCACGGTGG
This genomic window contains:
- a CDS encoding helix-turn-helix domain-containing protein, producing MATLVTGDIDVADVALAETFTAVPDLVVTAEETAAARSVATPLLHLESQYEEDLEETIAADSSVETATEIARTGDRRLYHVSWGPKPRVTFQTLTREGGTLLGFRGTAEGWHVNLLYPTRQECSEAVETFRSADIDFTVDSVSDVATAEGVSPTHLTDDQCDTLRLAYRRGYFDIPRKVNLEELAEELGISHQACSERIRRALDSTLGRIYPGEAGQRPVDGATNSSSRGAQGKS